From the genome of Dickeya aquatica, one region includes:
- the cobO gene encoding cob(I)yrinic acid a,c-diamide adenosyltransferase — MSDDRHQQRQQRLKEHVDARIAAATEQRGILMVFTGNGKGKTTAAFGTVTRAVGHGLRAGVIQFIKGEWPNGEKALLQQHGVEFQVMATGFTWETQSRQTDTEAASLVWQHGLRMLADPTLDLVVLDELTYMISYDYLPRQAVIDALKQRPAHQSVIITGRGCHRDLLELADTVTEMRAQKHAFDAGIQAQQGIDW; from the coding sequence ATGAGTGACGATCGCCACCAACAGCGCCAGCAGCGCCTCAAAGAGCACGTCGATGCCCGTATCGCGGCGGCTACCGAGCAGCGCGGGATCCTGATGGTCTTTACCGGCAATGGCAAAGGCAAAACCACGGCCGCCTTCGGCACCGTCACGCGCGCCGTCGGCCACGGATTACGCGCAGGCGTCATCCAATTTATTAAAGGGGAGTGGCCGAACGGCGAGAAAGCCCTGTTACAACAGCACGGTGTGGAATTTCAGGTTATGGCTACCGGCTTTACCTGGGAAACCCAGAGCCGCCAAACCGATACCGAGGCGGCATCACTCGTCTGGCAACACGGATTACGTATGCTGGCAGACCCGACGCTGGATCTCGTCGTGCTCGATGAACTGACCTATATGATAAGTTACGATTATTTGCCGCGTCAGGCCGTTATTGATGCATTAAAACAACGTCCGGCGCACCAGAGCGTGATTATTACTGGCCGGGGTTGCCATCGTGATTTACTGGAACTGGCCGATACCGTGACGGAAATGCGGGCGCAAAAACATGCCTTTGATGCCGGAATTCAGGCACAGCAAGGTATTGACTGGTAA
- the rluB gene encoding 23S rRNA pseudouridine(2605) synthase RluB, with the protein MSEKLQKVLARAGHGSRREIESMIEAGRISVDGKIATLGDRVEVTRATKIRIDGHVVSVRESEENVCRVLMYYKPEGELCTRSDPEGRPTVFDRLPRIQGSRWVAVGRLDVNTSGLLLFTTDGELANRLMHPSREVEREYAVRVFGEVGDDKVRQLSKGVQLEDGPAAFRSIRYQGGEGLNQWYNVTLTEGRNREVRRLWEAVEVQVSRLIRVRYGDIHLPKGLPRGGWMEMNLTDVNYLRELVQLSPETVSKLPVERERRRVKANQIRRAVKRHSQVGATHRPAAGRRSAPKRNG; encoded by the coding sequence ATGAGCGAAAAATTGCAAAAAGTGCTGGCGCGTGCAGGTCACGGTTCTCGCCGCGAAATTGAAAGTATGATTGAAGCCGGGCGCATCAGCGTTGACGGTAAAATAGCGACACTGGGTGACCGCGTTGAAGTGACCCGTGCGACCAAAATCCGTATCGACGGCCATGTGGTTTCGGTGCGTGAAAGCGAAGAAAATGTCTGTCGCGTATTAATGTATTACAAACCCGAAGGTGAATTGTGCACCCGCAGCGACCCGGAAGGGCGGCCAACGGTCTTTGACCGATTGCCGCGCATTCAGGGTTCACGCTGGGTTGCTGTTGGGCGACTGGATGTGAACACCTCCGGATTATTACTGTTCACCACCGATGGTGAGCTGGCTAACCGCCTGATGCACCCAAGCCGTGAGGTGGAACGCGAGTATGCGGTACGCGTGTTTGGTGAAGTTGGCGATGATAAAGTTCGCCAGCTCAGCAAAGGGGTGCAACTGGAAGATGGCCCTGCCGCTTTCCGTTCCATTCGCTATCAGGGCGGCGAAGGGCTTAACCAGTGGTATAACGTCACGCTTACTGAGGGCCGTAATCGTGAAGTGCGCCGCCTGTGGGAAGCGGTTGAGGTGCAGGTTAGCCGCCTTATCCGGGTACGTTACGGTGATATCCACCTGCCGAAAGGTCTGCCGCGTGGCGGCTGGATGGAAATGAACCTGACGGATGTGAACTACCTGCGTGAGCTGGTGCAACTGTCACCGGAGACGGTGAGTAAATTGCCGGTCGAACGTGAACGTCGCCGTGTGAAGGCCAATCAAATCCGCCGTGCGGTTAAACGCCACAGCCAGGTTGGGGCGACCCATCGCCCGGCGGCTGGCCGCCGCAGCGCGCCAAAACGTAACGGTTAA
- a CDS encoding L-threonylcarbamoyladenylate synthase, whose product MSQFFYIHPQNPQPRLITQSVEILNKGGVIVYPTDSGYALGCKLEDKSAMERICRIRQLDQNHHFTLMCRDLSELSSYAYVDNTAFRLMKNNTPGNYTFILKATKEVPRRLMNDKRKTIGMRVPSNPIALALLAALNEPLMSTTLMLPGNDFAESDPEEIQDRLGKLVDLVIHGGFLGQQPTTVIDLTESAPVVVREGTGDVTPFL is encoded by the coding sequence ATGAGTCAGTTTTTCTATATTCACCCGCAGAATCCACAACCACGCTTGATAACCCAGAGTGTGGAGATCCTCAATAAAGGCGGGGTGATTGTCTATCCGACGGATTCCGGGTATGCGTTGGGGTGTAAGCTGGAAGATAAGTCAGCGATGGAGCGCATCTGCCGCATTCGTCAGCTCGATCAAAACCACCATTTTACGCTGATGTGCCGCGATCTGTCGGAGCTGTCGTCCTATGCCTATGTCGATAACACGGCGTTTCGGCTGATGAAAAACAATACGCCGGGTAATTACACCTTCATTCTCAAAGCCACCAAAGAGGTTCCGCGTCGGTTGATGAATGACAAACGCAAAACCATTGGTATGCGTGTGCCATCCAACCCGATAGCCCTGGCTTTGCTGGCCGCGCTCAATGAGCCGCTGATGTCCACTACTTTGATGCTGCCGGGCAATGATTTTGCGGAGTCTGACCCGGAAGAAATTCAGGATCGCCTTGGCAAACTGGTCGATCTGGTGATTCACGGTGGTTTTCTTGGCCAGCAGCCGACAACCGTTATCGATTTAACCGAATCGGCACCGGTGGTGGTGCGCGAAGGCACCGGTGATGTGACCCCGTTTCTGTAA
- the rnm gene encoding RNase RNM — MSDISLPLPACTLYDLHSHTTASDGLLSPTALVQRAVAMGVNVLAITDHDTVAGLEEARSTIARDALALRLVAGVEISTLWENHEIHIVGLGCDCQHPALTSLLLTQMHYRWQRAELIAQRLDKSQVPGALAGALRLAQGGMITRGHFARYLVEQGKAQTVAQVFKKYLAKGKIGYVPPQWCTIPDAVNAIRQSDGVAVLAHPGRYDLSAKWLRRLLGVFAECGGEAMEVAQCQQAPDERSQLARYAQDYQLLASQGSDFHQPCAWIELGRKLWLPGGVEPVWQHPALAG; from the coding sequence GTGTCTGACATTTCACTGCCATTACCGGCTTGTACTTTATATGACTTGCACAGCCATACCACTGCTTCGGATGGTTTACTGTCGCCGACAGCACTGGTTCAACGTGCGGTGGCGATGGGCGTTAACGTACTGGCGATTACCGATCACGACACGGTCGCGGGGCTTGAAGAGGCCCGGAGCACCATTGCCCGCGATGCGCTCGCGCTACGGCTGGTTGCGGGGGTTGAAATCTCCACGCTGTGGGAAAACCATGAGATTCACATTGTCGGTTTGGGATGCGATTGCCAGCACCCGGCGTTGACGTCACTGCTGCTGACACAAATGCACTATCGCTGGCAACGTGCCGAACTTATCGCACAGCGGCTTGATAAATCGCAGGTTCCCGGTGCGCTGGCCGGGGCATTAAGGCTGGCGCAGGGCGGGATGATAACCCGGGGGCATTTTGCCCGTTATCTGGTTGAACAGGGCAAAGCACAAACGGTGGCACAGGTGTTTAAAAAATACCTGGCGAAAGGGAAAATCGGCTATGTGCCGCCGCAGTGGTGTACAATACCCGACGCCGTGAATGCGATTCGCCAGTCAGACGGTGTGGCGGTACTGGCCCACCCGGGGCGTTACGATTTAAGCGCCAAATGGCTCAGGCGTTTGCTTGGGGTGTTTGCCGAGTGTGGCGGAGAGGCGATGGAAGTCGCCCAGTGTCAGCAGGCACCGGATGAGCGTTCACAACTGGCGCGTTATGCGCAGGACTACCAGTTATTGGCCTCACAAGGGTCTGATTTTCACCAACCTTGTGCCTGGATTGAATTAGGGCGCAAGCTGTGGCTGCCGGGCGGTGTCGAGCCGGTCTGGCAGCATCCGGCGCTGGCAGGCTAA
- a CDS encoding anthranilate synthase component 1, which yields MQTPQPELELLKADAQYRNDPSAMFHQLCANRPATLLLESAEIDSKQNLQSLLIVDSALRITALGQQVSIDALTANGASLLPLLDKALPATVQVDARPNGRELTFPATDIMQDEDTRLQALSVFDALRQLLKLVVCPANEREAMFLGGLFAYDLVAGFESLPPLTQQQRCPDYCFYLAETLLVVDHQQRCTHLQASLFTPDDAERQRLQQRLEQLQYQLTQPAPALPHQTLDTMTLTCNQSDEDYGAVVSQMQQAIRIGEIFQVVPSRRFSLPCPSPLAAYQTLKDSNPSPYMFYMQDKDFTLFGASPESSLKYDAATRQIEIYPIAGTRPRGRHADGSLDRDLDSRIELEMRTDHKELAEHLMLVDLARNDLARICEPGSRYVADLTKVDRYSFVMHLVSRVVGTLRADLDVLHAYCACMNMGTLSGAPKVRAMQLIAESEKTRRGSYGGAVGYFTARGDLDTCIVIRSAYVEDGIATVQAGAGVVLDSQPQAEADETRNKARAVLRAIASAHHAREVF from the coding sequence ATGCAAACACCACAACCCGAGCTCGAACTGCTCAAGGCCGATGCGCAATACCGCAACGACCCCAGCGCGATGTTTCATCAGTTGTGCGCTAACCGCCCGGCCACCTTGTTGCTGGAATCAGCGGAAATTGACAGCAAGCAAAACCTGCAAAGCCTGCTGATTGTCGATAGCGCACTGCGCATAACCGCGCTGGGCCAACAGGTTTCCATCGATGCCCTGACCGCCAATGGCGCATCGCTGCTGCCGCTGCTGGACAAGGCGCTGCCTGCCACCGTACAGGTAGATGCGCGCCCAAACGGCCGTGAGCTGACATTTCCTGCCACCGACATCATGCAAGACGAAGATACGCGCTTACAGGCATTATCCGTGTTTGATGCGCTGCGCCAGCTTTTGAAGCTGGTCGTCTGCCCGGCAAACGAGCGTGAAGCGATGTTTCTGGGCGGGCTGTTTGCCTACGATCTGGTGGCGGGTTTTGAAAGCCTGCCGCCCCTCACGCAACAACAGCGCTGCCCGGATTACTGTTTTTATCTGGCCGAAACGCTGCTGGTGGTTGACCACCAACAACGCTGCACCCATTTGCAGGCGAGCCTGTTTACACCCGACGACGCAGAGCGTCAGCGCCTGCAACAGCGCCTTGAACAGTTGCAATACCAGTTAACCCAGCCAGCGCCCGCGCTGCCGCACCAGACGCTCGACACCATGACGCTCACCTGTAATCAAAGTGATGAAGACTACGGTGCAGTCGTCAGCCAGATGCAGCAAGCCATTCGTATCGGTGAGATTTTTCAGGTTGTGCCCTCGCGGCGCTTCTCATTACCCTGCCCCTCGCCGCTGGCAGCCTACCAAACGCTTAAAGACAGCAACCCCAGCCCTTACATGTTCTACATGCAAGATAAGGACTTCACGCTGTTTGGAGCCTCACCCGAAAGCTCCCTCAAGTACGATGCGGCGACTCGCCAGATAGAAATTTACCCGATAGCCGGGACTCGCCCGCGCGGCCGCCATGCTGATGGCTCACTGGACCGCGATCTTGACAGCCGCATTGAGCTGGAAATGCGCACCGATCACAAAGAGCTGGCAGAACATCTGATGCTGGTAGATCTGGCGCGTAACGATCTGGCGCGGATTTGCGAGCCCGGCAGCCGTTACGTTGCTGACCTGACCAAAGTCGATCGCTACTCGTTTGTGATGCATCTGGTTTCCCGCGTGGTCGGGACTCTGCGCGCCGACCTCGATGTGCTGCACGCCTATTGCGCCTGCATGAACATGGGCACACTGAGCGGCGCACCGAAAGTGCGCGCCATGCAGCTTATCGCCGAAAGCGAGAAAACCCGCCGAGGCAGCTACGGTGGTGCAGTGGGTTACTTCACCGCTCGCGGCGATCTGGATACCTGTATTGTCATTCGCTCGGCCTATGTTGAAGACGGCATCGCCACCGTGCAGGCCGGAGCCGGTGTGGTGCTGGACTCCCAGCCACAGGCTGAAGCCGATGAAACCCGAAATAAAGCCCGCGCGGTGCTGCGCGCGATTGCCAGTGCGCATCACGCCCGGGAGGTGTTCTGA
- a CDS encoding glutamine amidotransferase-related protein, which produces MADILLLDNIDSFTYNLVDQLRASGHQVVVYRNQLPADVIISRLRQMEKPVLMLSPGPGTPSEAGCMPVLLQRLRGQLPIIGICLGHQAIVEAYGGHVGQAGEILHGKASSIEHDASAMFTGLPNPLPVARYHSLVGSNIPDELVVNARFNGMVMAVRHEKHRVCGFQFHPESILTTQGARLLNQTLDWALA; this is translated from the coding sequence ATGGCGGATATCCTGTTACTCGATAATATCGACTCCTTTACCTACAACCTGGTCGATCAACTGCGCGCCAGCGGTCATCAGGTGGTCGTGTACCGTAATCAATTACCGGCCGATGTCATCATCAGCCGCTTACGGCAGATGGAAAAACCGGTACTGATGCTCTCCCCCGGCCCCGGCACCCCATCAGAAGCAGGCTGTATGCCGGTGTTACTGCAACGCCTGCGCGGCCAGTTGCCGATTATCGGTATTTGCCTTGGTCATCAGGCGATTGTGGAAGCTTACGGCGGCCATGTCGGCCAGGCGGGTGAAATTCTGCACGGTAAAGCCTCCAGCATTGAACACGATGCCAGCGCCATGTTCACCGGCCTGCCTAATCCACTGCCGGTGGCGCGCTATCACTCGCTGGTGGGCAGCAATATCCCTGACGAGCTGGTGGTGAATGCCCGCTTTAACGGTATGGTGATGGCCGTTCGCCATGAGAAACACCGCGTTTGCGGGTTTCAGTTCCACCCCGAATCGATTCTGACCACGCAGGGTGCGCGTTTGCTAAATCAAACGCTCGACTGGGCACTGGCTTAA
- the trpD gene encoding anthranilate phosphoribosyltransferase: protein MQPILEKLYRAEVLTQAESQQLFATIIQGQLEPTQLAAALISMKVRGEHPDEIAGAARALLDDAKAFPRPDYPFADIVGTGGDGTNSINISTASAFVAAACGLKVAKHGNRSVSSRSGSSDLLSAFGIKLDMTPETSRQALDSLGVCFLFAPQYHTGFRHAMPVRQQLKTRTVFNVLGPLINPARPPLALIGVYHPALVEPIAKTLHVLGYQRAAVVHGGGMDEVAIHAPTTVAELRDGDIETYQLTPQDFGLDTFALRDLQGGTPEENRDILARLLQGKGERAHEAAVAANVALLMKLFGQEDLRHNARQALDSIHSGQAYQRVLDLAARG, encoded by the coding sequence ATGCAACCGATTCTTGAAAAGCTCTACCGTGCCGAGGTGCTCACGCAGGCAGAAAGCCAGCAGCTGTTTGCCACTATCATTCAGGGGCAACTTGAGCCCACCCAACTGGCCGCGGCCCTTATCAGCATGAAGGTGCGGGGCGAACACCCGGATGAAATCGCGGGTGCGGCACGCGCGCTGTTAGACGATGCTAAAGCCTTTCCTCGCCCGGATTACCCGTTTGCCGATATCGTCGGCACCGGCGGAGATGGCACCAACAGCATCAATATTTCCACCGCCAGCGCCTTTGTTGCCGCCGCCTGCGGTTTGAAAGTCGCCAAACACGGCAACCGCAGCGTTTCCAGCCGCTCCGGCTCGTCTGATTTGTTATCCGCCTTCGGTATCAAACTGGATATGACACCGGAAACCTCACGTCAGGCGCTGGACTCGCTCGGGGTGTGCTTTTTGTTCGCGCCGCAATACCACACCGGCTTTCGCCATGCCATGCCGGTACGCCAGCAGCTCAAAACGCGCACGGTATTCAATGTGCTTGGGCCTTTAATCAACCCGGCTCGCCCGCCGCTGGCACTGATTGGCGTTTATCACCCGGCGCTGGTTGAGCCGATTGCCAAAACATTGCATGTGCTGGGGTATCAGCGCGCGGCGGTCGTGCACGGCGGCGGCATGGATGAAGTGGCTATTCATGCACCCACCACGGTTGCCGAACTGCGAGACGGCGACATTGAGACTTATCAGTTAACGCCACAGGATTTCGGGCTGGACACCTTCGCGCTGCGTGATTTACAAGGCGGCACGCCGGAAGAAAATCGTGACATTCTGGCACGCTTGCTTCAGGGTAAAGGCGAACGCGCACACGAGGCAGCCGTCGCGGCCAACGTCGCCTTGCTGATGAAATTATTCGGGCAGGAAGACCTGCGGCACAATGCCCGACAGGCGCTGGATAGCATTCATAGCGGGCAGGCTTATCAGCGTGTGCTGGATCTCGCTGCCAGAGGTTAA
- the trpCF gene encoding bifunctional indole-3-glycerol-phosphate synthase TrpC/phosphoribosylanthranilate isomerase TrpF: MQETVLTRIVRDKAQWIAERQQQQPLDSFLPQVVPSHRAFYQVLKQASPAFILECKKASPSKGLIRADFDPVAIAQVYQDYASAISVLTDEKYFQGDFAFLSLVSAAVPQPVLCKDFIIDPYQIYLARYYQADAILLMLSVLNDDQYRALAEVAHSLNMGILTEVSNDDERQRAIALGARVVGINNRDLRDLSIDLNRTRLLSRDLSDEVTVISESGISQYAQIQQLSQYANGFLIGSSLMEQENLTLAVRQVILGDNKVCGLTRPEDAAAAYQAGAVYGGLIFVPQSPRYVTTSQARRVMAAAPLRYVGVFRDAPPNEIVATVTSLGLAVVQLHGKEDAAFIAALRQQLPAQCQIWQAQSVGDTLPPLTAAHVDRVLLDNAQGGSGQPFDWSRLAGHTLSQVMLAGGISPHNVALAARLGCAGVDVNSSVESQPGIKDAQKIAAVFQALRTIPARHLFHA, from the coding sequence ATGCAGGAAACCGTATTGACCAGAATTGTGCGCGATAAAGCACAATGGATTGCCGAACGACAGCAGCAGCAGCCGCTCGACAGCTTTCTGCCGCAGGTGGTGCCCAGTCACCGTGCGTTCTATCAGGTGCTAAAACAGGCCTCACCCGCCTTTATTCTGGAATGTAAAAAGGCCTCGCCCTCCAAAGGGCTGATTCGTGCCGATTTCGACCCGGTGGCAATAGCGCAGGTTTATCAGGATTATGCTTCTGCCATTTCCGTGCTGACCGATGAGAAATATTTTCAGGGTGATTTCGCATTTTTGTCACTCGTGAGCGCCGCTGTGCCGCAACCGGTGCTGTGCAAAGACTTTATTATCGACCCCTACCAGATTTATCTGGCGCGTTACTACCAGGCCGATGCCATCCTGCTGATGCTTTCGGTGCTGAATGATGATCAATACCGGGCGCTGGCCGAGGTCGCCCATAGCCTGAACATGGGCATATTGACCGAAGTGAGCAACGACGACGAGCGCCAGCGCGCCATTGCGCTCGGTGCCCGCGTGGTCGGGATCAACAACCGTGACCTGCGCGATCTCTCCATCGACCTCAATCGCACCCGTCTGCTCTCGCGTGACCTTTCGGATGAAGTGACGGTGATAAGCGAATCCGGCATTAGCCAGTACGCCCAGATTCAGCAACTGAGCCAGTATGCTAACGGCTTTTTGATTGGCAGTTCGCTGATGGAACAAGAAAATCTGACGCTGGCCGTGCGCCAGGTCATTCTCGGCGACAACAAAGTTTGCGGGCTGACGCGCCCGGAAGATGCCGCTGCCGCCTATCAGGCTGGCGCGGTCTATGGCGGACTGATTTTCGTGCCGCAATCACCGCGTTATGTGACAACGTCACAGGCGCGTCGGGTGATGGCCGCCGCGCCGTTACGTTATGTTGGTGTCTTTCGTGATGCGCCACCGAACGAAATTGTCGCCACCGTCACCTCACTTGGGCTTGCCGTGGTGCAGTTGCACGGCAAAGAAGATGCCGCATTTATCGCCGCGCTTCGCCAGCAGTTGCCTGCGCAGTGCCAGATTTGGCAAGCGCAAAGCGTCGGCGACACGCTGCCGCCTCTCACGGCGGCGCACGTTGATCGCGTGTTGCTGGATAACGCTCAGGGCGGCAGCGGCCAGCCCTTCGACTGGTCACGGCTGGCAGGCCATACGCTTAGTCAGGTGATGCTGGCAGGCGGTATCTCACCGCACAATGTGGCGCTCGCCGCTCGCCTTGGCTGCGCCGGGGTGGATGTCAACTCCAGCGTTGAATCACAACCAGGTATAAAAGACGCGCAAAAAATTGCCGCCGTCTTTCAGGCACTGCGCACCATACCGGCGCGCCACCTCTTTCATGCATAA
- the trpB gene encoding tryptophan synthase subunit beta, with protein MTLLNPYFGEFGGQYVPQILMPALRQLEEAFVSAQRDPAFQAQFSDLLKNYAGRPTALTRCQNLTAGTRTRLYLKREDLLHGGAHKTNQVLGQALLAKRMGKSEIIAETGAGQHGVATALACALLGLKCRVYMGAKDVERQSPNVFRMRLMGAEVIPVHSGSSTLKDACNEALRDWSGSYEKAHYLLGTAAGPHPYPTIVREFQRMIGEETKAQIKEQEGRLPDAVLACVGGGSNAIGMFADFIDEPAVKLIGIEPAGLGIKSGHHGAPLKHGRVGIYFGMKSPMMQTGDGQIEESYSISAGLDFPSVGPQHAHLSSIGRADYVSITDDEALDAFRALSRHEGIIPALESSHALAHALKMIKADPEKEQILVVNLSGRGDKDIFTVHDILTSRGEI; from the coding sequence ATGACGTTACTTAATCCCTACTTTGGTGAATTTGGTGGCCAATACGTGCCACAAATCCTGATGCCTGCACTGCGTCAGTTAGAAGAGGCCTTTGTCAGTGCGCAGCGTGACCCGGCCTTTCAGGCACAATTCAGTGACCTGTTGAAAAATTATGCTGGCCGACCGACGGCGCTCACCCGTTGCCAAAACCTGACCGCCGGTACGCGTACCAGGCTCTATCTCAAACGTGAAGATCTGCTGCATGGCGGCGCGCATAAAACCAATCAGGTTCTGGGGCAGGCGCTGCTCGCCAAGCGGATGGGCAAAAGTGAAATTATTGCCGAAACCGGTGCCGGCCAGCATGGTGTTGCCACGGCGCTGGCCTGCGCGCTGCTGGGGCTAAAATGCCGGGTGTACATGGGTGCGAAGGACGTAGAGCGTCAGTCGCCCAACGTATTTCGTATGCGCCTGATGGGGGCCGAAGTGATCCCGGTGCACAGCGGTTCATCCACGCTAAAAGATGCCTGCAACGAAGCACTGCGCGACTGGTCTGGCAGCTACGAAAAGGCGCATTATCTGCTGGGTACGGCCGCAGGCCCGCACCCTTACCCCACCATCGTGCGTGAATTCCAGCGCATGATTGGCGAGGAAACCAAGGCGCAAATAAAAGAACAGGAAGGCCGCCTGCCTGATGCGGTGCTGGCGTGCGTCGGCGGCGGCTCCAACGCGATTGGCATGTTTGCGGATTTTATTGATGAACCCGCGGTAAAACTGATTGGCATTGAGCCTGCCGGATTAGGTATTAAGTCCGGCCATCATGGCGCGCCACTCAAACATGGCCGGGTCGGCATCTATTTTGGTATGAAATCGCCAATGATGCAGACCGGTGATGGCCAGATTGAGGAGTCCTACTCCATTTCGGCCGGGCTTGATTTCCCCTCTGTCGGCCCCCAGCATGCACACCTTAGCAGCATTGGCCGCGCCGATTATGTCTCCATTACCGATGACGAAGCGCTGGATGCCTTCCGCGCGCTGTCACGCCATGAGGGGATTATTCCCGCACTCGAATCCTCTCACGCTCTGGCCCATGCCCTGAAAATGATTAAGGCTGACCCTGAAAAAGAGCAAATTCTGGTGGTTAACCTGTCAGGCCGCGGTGATAAAGACATCTTTACCGTTCACGATATTTTGACATCCCGGGGAGAAATCTGA
- the trpA gene encoding tryptophan synthase subunit alpha produces MERYHALFKALSAKQEGAFVPFVTLGDPSPELSLQIIDALVAAGADALELGIPFSDPLADGPTIQNATLRAFAAGVTPAQCFELLARVRQKYPSLPIGLLMYANLVFSNGIDAFYQRCAETGVDSVLVADVPLEESAPFRQAAMKHGIAPIFICPPNANDDLLREIASFGRGYTYLLSRAGVTGSETRAQLPLNHLLEKLQEYHAAPALLGFGISEPGQVSDALACGAAGAISGSAIVKIIEQYHTTPDEMLTRLTAFVSEMKAATRAR; encoded by the coding sequence ATGGAACGCTACCACGCACTGTTTAAGGCACTGTCGGCAAAACAGGAAGGTGCCTTCGTCCCCTTTGTCACGCTGGGTGACCCGTCCCCTGAACTGTCATTACAAATTATTGATGCGCTGGTGGCCGCCGGTGCCGATGCGCTGGAATTGGGCATCCCGTTTTCCGATCCGCTGGCCGATGGGCCGACCATCCAGAATGCCACCCTGCGCGCCTTTGCCGCCGGAGTGACGCCCGCACAATGCTTTGAGCTGCTTGCCCGCGTGCGCCAGAAATACCCCTCGCTGCCAATAGGTTTGCTGATGTATGCCAATCTGGTGTTCAGCAACGGGATTGATGCGTTTTACCAGCGTTGTGCCGAAACCGGCGTTGATTCGGTACTGGTCGCTGACGTGCCGCTGGAAGAGTCGGCCCCGTTCCGTCAGGCAGCCATGAAACACGGTATTGCGCCTATTTTCATCTGCCCGCCCAATGCTAACGACGATTTGCTGCGTGAAATTGCCTCATTTGGCCGTGGCTATACGTATCTGCTCTCGCGTGCGGGCGTTACCGGCTCAGAAACCCGCGCGCAGTTACCGCTCAACCACCTGCTGGAGAAATTGCAGGAGTACCACGCTGCGCCTGCGCTACTCGGTTTCGGTATCTCGGAGCCTGGACAAGTGAGTGACGCACTGGCCTGCGGCGCGGCAGGGGCCATTTCCGGCTCAGCCATCGTCAAAATCATTGAGCAATACCACACCACACCCGATGAGATGCTCACCCGGCTGACGGCGTTTGTCAGCGAGATGAAAGCAGCCACCCGCGCCCGCTAA